From bacterium, the proteins below share one genomic window:
- a CDS encoding sigma-70 family RNA polymerase sigma factor: MTKVKARKGSQKTKKGTVNEQALNDEMILEYRIKARKLGRSILRRWQARLDLEEVDSVVDLSLCEAVQRFDPEKGASFMTFLYYHLKGNLIRTVTAAAQANFIPGQEIEGKKGEEPKTITALDVVEAISGTDQRNPDDLLLQKELIELSKSACTRLDPLEREVIERLFLQGEQLMKIASSLGYSRCHISRVKKKALENLQIELEQSLERDDRPSAGASLQEMRKIQRRKKRSRYASEQALDNQAA, encoded by the coding sequence ATGACAAAGGTTAAGGCTCGAAAAGGTTCACAGAAGACAAAGAAGGGAACGGTAAATGAGCAGGCTCTCAACGACGAAATGATTTTAGAGTATCGAATCAAAGCCCGGAAGCTGGGACGGAGTATTTTGAGAAGGTGGCAGGCACGTCTTGATCTTGAAGAAGTTGATAGTGTTGTAGACCTGTCTCTTTGTGAGGCTGTGCAACGATTTGATCCCGAAAAAGGGGCCAGCTTCATGACGTTTTTATACTATCATTTGAAGGGGAATTTGATTCGTACCGTGACTGCAGCAGCACAGGCAAATTTTATACCTGGTCAGGAGATAGAAGGGAAGAAGGGTGAAGAGCCAAAGACCATTACGGCACTTGATGTAGTGGAGGCCATTTCTGGTACTGATCAGCGTAACCCAGACGACCTTTTGCTTCAAAAAGAGTTGATTGAACTGAGCAAGAGCGCATGTACGCGACTAGATCCATTAGAGCGAGAAGTAATTGAGCGTCTGTTTCTTCAAGGCGAGCAGTTGATGAAGATTGCCAGTTCATTGGGGTACAGCAGGTGTCACATCTCTCGCGTAAAGAAAAAAGCGCTTGAGAATCTGCAAATTGAACTCGAACAGAGCCTTGAGCGTGACGATAGACCTTCTGCTGGAGCGAGCCTACAAGAGATGAGGAAAATTCAGCGCAGAAAGAAGCGGTCTCGGTATGCAAGCGAGCAGGCGCTCGATAATCAAGCTGCATAG